In Blastocatellia bacterium, the DNA window TGGCCTCGGCCGCCGCGGCCGCTTTCTTCAACTCGGCGAGGATTTTCCGGTTGTTTTTCTTGATGCTGTCGGGGATGACGACGTAAGTGGGCTTGAAGCCGTTTTGAATATCTACGCCCAGTTCCTTCTCGGGCAGGTCCTTGATATGCCCGACGCTGGCCATGACCTTGTAGTCCGCGCCGAGATACTTATTGATCGTCCTGGCCTTGGCCGGTGATTCGACAATGACGAGATTCTTGGCCATGAGTCACATCTTTTTCACGAAGTTCTTTCCCGGTAATTGGCTGATTTTACCCTTCACTTCGAGCTCGAGCAAGACCTGCATCAGCACGGACGAGGGAAGACCGCTTGTCGCCAGCAACTCATCAATGTGCGTGGGAGTATCGAATGAAAGAAGAGCGAGAACTTTCTGCTGGCGCTCATCGAGGGTCAACGTGAGCTGCTCGGCGTCGGGAGCGGGCGCCGCCAGCTCCTGCTGGAGGATCCGCCGACTGATGTCGTAGGGCAGCTCCTCGACGACATCGCGCCAGTACTGGACGAGCTTGGCCCCGCTTTTGATGAGATAGTTGGGACCGAAGCTGGTGGCCGACGTGATATTGCCCGGCACGGCAAAAACATCGCGATCTTGTTCGATGGCCAGGCGAGCGGTGATAAGCGAGCCGCTCTGTTGAGCCGCTTCCACCACCACGACGCCGAGCGACAACCCGCTGATGATACGATTGCGAAAGGGGAAATTCTGCGGCGCCGGAGGCGTTCCCAGAGGGAATTCCGTCACCAGTGCCCCGCTGGAGCGAATCGCCTCGGCCAGTCGCTGATTCTCCCTCGGATAGGTGAGATCGAGCCCGGTGCCGAGGACGGCGATGGTTTTCCCTTTGGCTTCCAGGGCCCCGCGATGAGCGGCGGAGTCAATGCCCCGGGCGAATCCCGAAACAATCGTCAGCCCGCGCGCGGCCAGATCACGGGCCAGTTGTACGGCGACATTGGCTCCGTAGGTGGAGGGACGGCGCGTTCCCACGATGGCGATACACGGCTGGCCGAGCGCCTCCTCCAGGCGGCCCAGGGCATAGAGCACAATCGGCGGATCATAAATCTCGCGCAGGAGCGCCGGATACCGGGGATCGGCCAGAGTCACAACTTCCGCTCCCATGGCGTCGAGCCGCTTCAGCTCCTCCTCAGCCAGACGACGGGGCTCCGACGCATGGAGGCGATCAATCGCATCATCGCTCAGACCAAAGCTCTGCAGATCGGTCCGCGACGCGGCGAACACGGCCGCGGGCGATCCAAACCGCTCGATGAGTCGGCTCGCCGTGCGTGAGCCCACGCCGGTGATCAAACTCAAAGCCACCCAATCGTTGAGACCTTCCTGCGCGTGTGACATCGGGAATCTCACTGAACCGGACGTCAGCGAATCCGCTCCTTCCGGGACTGTCGTTGGTGCCTTTCAGGAGGAAAGGCGTTTTCTCTGACTGCCGGTGTCGCGCTCAAGGCGCATGAGTGTAGCCGCTCAGGACGAAGAAGGCAACTGCCGATTACCTCCGATCAACATTTCACTCTCGATCCCGGTGTCGAGAAACGGGATCGAGAGAGTCCGTGACTCGCCGACCGACAGATCCCTTCACTGCGGGAGCTGTCGGGGTCGCTCAATGGCCGGTAGCTCTCCGGTGAGCGACTTCAGGAATTCGACGACCGATTTCAGCTCGTCATCGGTGAACGGCTTGATCGGCATGATCTCTCCGTGTTCCTTCATGTACCGGCGACTTCGGCCATTGAGGGTGAAGAAGGCGACGTCTTCCAGCGTCGCCTCGTAGCCGTTGTGCAAATAGGGCGCCGTCAGAGCAATGTTGCGGAGCGTGGGCACGCGGAACTTCCCCACGTCATATTCCTTCTTGGTCAGATTGTACAGGCCGTAGTCCGGCGCCATGTAGAGCGTCGTGCGGGCGATTTCATGATTGGTGAAGAAGCGCGTGCGATGGCAATCGGTGCATTTTCCGCGGGTGAGAAAGATCTCCAACCCTTTCTTCTGCTCCTCGGTGAGAGCTTCGGTGTCGCCCTCGATGAACTTATCGAAAGGAGAGGGGCCGGTGACGATTGTCCGCTCGAAGGTCGCCAGCGCCTTGGCCAGGCGGTCCGGCGTCACCTGATCGCTGCCGAAGGCCGCGCGAAACAGCGGGCCGTAGCCGGGGATGGCGGCAATGGCTCGGGCCGCTCGCTCGGGCGAACTGCCCATGTGCGGACTGGAGAGTTCCTTGAGGGCTTGATCTTCTAAACTCCTCGCCCGCCCATCCCAGAAGAATTTTTGATAGTAGGCGACGTTCAGCAGCGACGGCGTATTGCGCATCCCTTTGCGCCCACCGACTCCCACGCACACGACTCTGCCATCGGCCCAGGCTTTCTCCGGAATGTGACACGAAGCGCAACTTGTCTTTCTGTCGCCCGAAAGACGGGGATCGAAAAAGAGCATCTTCCCCAGTTCGACTTTCTCGGGAGTGATGGGATTATCGGGGGGCACGGGGACATTTCCCAATGGACCCAAGGCTGCTTTGAAGAACGCCTGCCGGGCCTTGTCGCTCAGTTGGGCCAGCGCCGCTTCCCGCCCCTTGGGAGGAGCTGACGTCGTCACTTCCTTGCGCCCGCAGCCCACCAACACCACCGACAGAAGGGAGAGGATCAAGGCCGGGAGAACGATTCTTTGCTTACCCATAGCGTCCTCCTTCGTCGGAGAAAATCGTCCTCGCTTAGGATAGCCCTCCTCCCTGCTCCAGATCAAGAAAAGCTTCTCCGCTCCGAAAGGGACGGTCGAGGGTAAAACCATCGAGATCAAACGAATGAGCCCTCCGCCAGCAGGACCTTCCCTCTCTTCATGAGCCAGCATATTTAGCGCCCCGTGAGGAGCGGCATGTTTGGCCGACATGCACATGCCGCTCCGCCGGAGCCGGGGGATCCCCCTAGCGCATCCCCGTCCGCGAGGATCGTGCGGATGACTGTCCGGCCACCGTCAGTGGAGGGAGCGGACGCTTGAGCACCTCCTCGAAGAGATTGAAGATGCGCCGATAAGAATCCAGCCGCGAGGACTCGTTCTGCCACCCGTGATCCTCGATGGGCATGGTGGCCAGCTCCCAGCCGGTCTTCTTCAACTCGATGAGCCGTTGAACCAGACGGATGGTGTCTTGATAGTGGACATTGCGGTCGTGCATTCCGTGAAGGATGAGCAACCGATCCTTCAACCCATCGGCATGGTAGATGGGCGAACTCCGACGATACGCTTCCTCGTCCTCATAGGGGAGATTGAGAATGTTCGACGTGTAGGGATGGTTGTAGTGGGCCCAATCGGTCACCGGATAGAGCGCTGCTCCGGCAGCGAACACGCCCGGATGTTTGAACAGCGCCATCAGGGTGAAGAATCCGCCGTAGCTGCCTCCGTAGATGCCGATGCGGCGGGGGTCAATCCCCTGCGTCTGTGCGAGCCAGCGGGCCGCCGCCACGGCTGAATCCACGTCCTTGCCGCCCATGTTACGGTAAATGGCCGTGCGACAGTCGCGCCCGTAGCCCGATGAGCCGCGATAATCGAGATCGAGTACGGTGTAGCCCGCCTGGAGGAGGACGTTGAAAAACGGCGTCGTCCCGAAGCCTCCCCAATTCTTGAACACGCTCTGCGCGTATCCGGCACCGTGCACATAGATCACCGCCGGTCGCGTCGGATGAGGAACATCCGGCTTATAGAGGCGGGCGTAGAGCAGGTTGCCGTCGGCATCGGGGATGGTCACGATCTCGAACTTTCGCCAGCGATAACTCTTGAACTCGTCGGTGTAGGAATCGGTCAGGCGGGTCATCGGGGCTCCCGGCCGATTCTCCATCAGGTAGAGATCGGGAGGCATATCGGGATTGGTGTAGATCACGGCCATCCACTTTTCATCGGGCGAGAGGGTGACGGAATAAACGCCTTCGCCGCTCGTGATGCGGGTGAGAGATCCGCCGGTCACCGGCAGAGAATAGAAGTGGCGCTCGCCGGGATGAGGCTCGCTGGCGGTGATGTAAAACGTCTTCTTATCGCGGGAGAGTTGCACGCCGGTGATCTCCCAGCGACCCGACGTGAGCGGTCGAGCCGGACCACCGTCAATGGAAATCGTGTAGAGGTGGAAATAGCCGTCCCGCTCGCTGCGGAACCAGATGGTGCGATTGTCGGCCAGCCAGCCATACGGTCCCTGGCTTAAGATCCAGGCGTCATCATGCTCGGCATCGAGAATGCGAGCGGTCGCCTGGGCGACATCCAGGAGCACGATCCAACGATCCTTATTATCGCGGGCCCGCAGGACGCAAAAGGCCTGGCGGCCATCGTCGGACCATTGCACGGCCACCCCGCCGGGGCCACCAAACGGACCGGCCTCCGGGCTCATCAATTGAAAGCCGTACTCTCGCTTGCCCAATCCCATATCCACATAGCGGATCGCTCCTGTTTCCGTATCCATCACGCCGAGCTTCTGCTGCACCTGCGGAGCGCCAACTTTCACGCGACCCGTCCCGCCGATTTGCGTGGCCAATCGTTCGGTCTCCACATATCCGCTCCGGGTGACGTACTTGGGCATTTCGGGGATTTTGGCGCGGGCGGCTTCGGTGCGATCGTTGAGGATGAAGGTCACGAACTTTCGATCCGGGCTCAATTGCAGGCTGGTGACCGATTCGTTCTCTTTCAGGTAGGTGGGATCGGGAAAAGGTCCTCGCTCGCGTTTGGTCCGTTCCTTCTGCTCCTTCTCCTCCTTATCCTGCTTCCGAATGATCTCGAAGAGTTCGAGCTGCTGTTTCTCCAGATACTCATCCTGCCTGGAGAGTTTGGGCTTTTCCTCGGGATCGCGGCCCCGGCGAAAATCGGTGATCTGCCGGGTCTCGCCGGTCTCGATCACCCACTCGAAGAGGTTATCGCCCCGCTGGTAGACGATGCTCCGCTCATCGAAGCTGAAGCGAGGGTTCGACTCCGCGTCGGCTGTGCGTGTGATCTGGCGCGTCCGGCCGCTGCGGATGTCGTGAAGATAAAGGTCGCCCTGAAAAGCGTAGACTTTCAAGGTTCCGGCAGCGTTGCGATCGCCGGGATTGGATGAGAGCCAGCGCTTCTCTTCATCGGCGACCTTCCGCGGTGTGGCTCCCGGCGTGCGAATATCCAGTTCGTAGAGTTCGGCGCGATCCTGTCGTTCGGGATTCCATTGAAAATGCAGTTTGCTTCCATCCTCGGTCCAGCGAATTTGCGACGGGGGGGTTCCGGCCCATTTGCCGGGATCGCGCGAGATGGCTTCGAGCGTCAGTTGCGGAGGAGGTGGAGCGGCCGGTGACGTGCTTCTCCGGGCGCTCCTTTGACCCGTCCCCGCGAGTGCTCCAAACGGGAGCGTCAGCCCCCAGATGAGGGTGAGTGTCACGGCGATGAGTCGGGCAACCGATAGGCGTAGACGCATAGATTCGATCCTCCTTGCTGAAGTGATTTCGCCACTGGTTACGTCTGACCGTACGAGGAAAGTTACATCCCGCTTCCCACCGCAAGCAAGCAAAAAGGGGCTCCTTCCTCGCGTGCATCCCCGAGCGTCTCGCATCGGGGCGGGCACCGAGCGATCCCTTGCAATCCCCCCGCTCATCGTGGTTATCTATTTCGGGACAAGGAGCCATGGCCATAACCAATGCAGATGTCGCTCGCCTCTTTCGTGAGATCGCCTTCCTGCTCGATATGGAGGGCGTGGCCTTCAAGCCGCGCGCCTACGAAAAGGCGGCTCATGCGATTGAAGCGATGACCGAGCCGCTCACCGATGTCTACCGACGGGGAGGTCTGGCGGCTCTCGAAGCGATTCCCGGCGTCGGGCGGAGCCTGGCCGAAAAGATCGCCGAATATCTTCAGTCGGGCCGGATGACCTACTACGAGGAACTCAAAGCGAAGTACCCGATTGATCTCCCCTCGCTCATGGGCATCGAGGGCGTGGGACCGAAAATGATTCGCACCCTCTACGAAGAACTCGGAGTGAAAACGCTCGACGATCTGGAACAGGCGGCCCGTCAGGGCCGCATTCGCCATCTCCCTCGCTTCGGCGAGAAGATGGAGCAGAAGATTCTCAAAGGGATTGAATTTCGCCGTCGCCACGGCACGCGATTTTTGCTCGGCGAGGTGCTGCCGTTGGTGCAAGAGCTGTGCCAGCGGCTGGCGGCACGGGACGACGTCGAGATGATCGAAATCGCCGGTTCCATCCGCCGACGCAAAGAGACCGTGGGAGATGCTGACCTGCTGGTTGTCTCTCGCCGCCCCGGCCCGGTCATGGACTTTTTCGTCGCTCAACCTGAAGTCCTGCACGTCCAGGCCAAGGGCGAGACCAAAACCAGCGTCAAATTGAAAAACGGCATGGATGTGGATCTGCGAGTGGTCGAGCGAGAGAGCTTTGGTGCCGCCCTCCAGTACTTCACCGGCAGCAAGGATCACAACATCGAACTGCGCCGCATCGCCGAGAAGAAAGGCTGGAAGCTCAACGAGTATGGATTGTTCAAAGGCCGCAGGCGCATCGCCGGACGAACCGAAGAAGAAATTTATGACGCCCTCGGCCTCTCCTACATCCCCCCGGAACTGAGAGAAAATCAGGGGGAGATCGAAGCCGCGCGCGAGGGGCGGCTGCCCCGGCTCATCCCCTACGGGTCACTGCGCGGCGACCTTCAGGTTCAAACCAACTGGACCGATGGAGCCAATACGATCGAAGAAATGGCGCTCGAAGCCAAGCGCCTCGGCCTTGAATATATCGCCATCACCGACCATACCCGGAGCCTGGCCATGACCGGAGGCTCGGACGAGAAGAAACTCCTCCGCCAGATGCGGGAGATTGATCGGCTCAACGAGAAACTCGACGGAATTCGCCTGCTCAAGGGAGCCGAAGTCAACATCCAGCGCGATGGGACGCTCGACATTCGCGATGATGTTCTGGCGCAGCTAGATGTCGTGGGGGTGGCCGTCCACTCCCACTTCAACCTCTCGCGGCAGGAGATGACCGAGCGGATCATTCGAGCAATGCGGCACCCCTACGCCGACATCCTGTTTCACCCCACCGGGCGGGTGCTTCACAAGCGCGAGCCTTACGAGGTGGATATTGATGAGATCATCCGGGTGGCGAAAGAAACGGGAACGATCCTGGAAATTGATGCCTATCCCGAACGGCTCGACCTCAAAGACGAGCACATCCGGCGAGCCGTCCAAGCCGGTGTCCCGCTGGTCATAGACTCGGACGCGCATCATCTCAGTCACTTTCGCGTCCTCAGTTACGGGATTGCTCAAGCGCGTCGTGGCTGGGCACGATCGGAAGATATTCTCAACACGCTTCCCTGCGATGAATTCCTCGCCCGATTGAAGCGGCGCCGTCTCCGGTGACGTACCGCAGACTTCAGGCCACCGAACAGGCTCAATCGCCAACGTTACCTCCGTCACAGAGCAGATGGCCGGCGCTGCCGCCTTAGCCGTAGAGCGCCCGATGGACGGCCTTCGCTAGCGTTTTCACATCGTAGGGCTTGGTGACGACGCCCACCACCCCATAGCCGAAGAGCTGCGTGCCGATCTCTTCTGAACCATATCCGCTAACGAGGACGATCTTGACCCCGGGATTGATCTCGTGGAGACGGCGGCTGACCTCGCGCCCGTTCATATCCGGCATCAGGAAATCGAGCAGGACCAGGTCAACACCGGGCCAGCGGGCAGTATAAATGCGGAGCGCCTCCATCCCTCCTTCGGCGGGAAGCACCCGATAGCCCAACGATTCCAGGATGTTCTGTCCCAGCTCTCTCACCATCGGCTCGTCATCCACGAGGAGGATCGTTCCCGTTCCCCTCGGCACCGTTTCGTCGCGGTCCGCTGCAGCGGGCACCTTCAGTATCCCTACGACGGGAATGTAGATGAAAAAGGTCGTTCCCCGATCCACTTCACTCTCGACATCAATCCAGCCGCCGTGAGCTTTGATGATGCCGTAGGCCATTGACAATCCCAGACCGGTTCCGGTCCCGATCTCCTTGGTAGTGAAAAAGGGATCGAAGATATGGGGACGGATGGAGGGCGAGATGCCGAAGCCCGTATCGCTGATGGTCACGCGGGCGAACATCTCGCGGGGAGCAGTCTCTCCGGGACGCGGCACCGAGGTGTACTCACAGGCAATCCGCAGCCGACCGCCGTGCGGCATGGCATCACGGGCATTCATGAAGATGCTCAAAAGCGCCTGTTGAATCTGCGCCGGATCGGCCGTGATGAGAAGCGTCTCTTCCGGCAGTTCCGTTTCCACCCGAATATTTTCCGGCAGCGCCCGTCCGAGCAACGTCGCCATAGTCGAGAGAAGCTGTGTGAGGTTGCACGGCTCCTTGTGGTCTGTTCTGGGGCGGCTGAAGAGCAGCAGTTGACCGACGAGATCGCGCGCGCGCGCCCAAAACGAGGATGCGCTCCAGATAGTCATTGAGGGCCGGGAGGTCAGAGCCGAAGCGAACCTGCGCCACTTCGGCAAATCCCAGGATGCCGGTGAGAATATTGTTGAACTCGTGAGCGACGCCTCCGGCCAGCGTCTCAATGGCCTGGAGCTTCTCGGCCAGAAAGAGTTGCTCTTGCAGCTTGCGTTGAGCCTGTTCGGCCCGCTGACGCTCGATCTCCGCGCCCAGGCGCTGAGCGATGATTTCCAGCAGGCGCATTTCCACCTCGCTGAAATTCTTGGGTCGGGAATCAAAACCGTTGACAATCCCGATGACCTTCCCATCGCTCGCGTAGATCGGCGCTCCGATGTAGGACTCGATCCGTAGGGTTCGCAACTCGGGATCGTTGGGAAAGAGCTGCCATGTACATTCCGGATAGGCGCAGACCCGAGGCTCCTCGATGACGGTCTCGCAGGGCGTCCCCGCCAGCTCATAACGCCGACCGTGCTCGATCAGGCCGTTCTGATAGAACGTCAGGGCGCGCACCTCCCGCGTCCGGGCGTCGAGTTCGCCGACGACGACGTAGGAGACCCCCAATAAATCGGCCAGCGTCTTCGCCGCCTGGTCAAAGAGGCTCTGTCCATGGTAGCGGGTGGCCACGTCATAAATCCGGGCGATGCGCCGCTCCGCCTCATATCGCTCGCTGACATCGCGGGCAATCGTGTGCATCAGAGGGCGACCGCGAATGATAACCCTTCGATTGCTGAACTCCACCGATACCTTCCGCCCGTCCTTGCGCCGGAGAAAGGCTTCCGTGGTGATGTCCCGACCGCTCATGATCGCACGGAAGGTGCTGCGAAAGGCCAGCAGGTCTTCCTCCTCGTGGAGATCGGGGATACTCATGCGGAGCAATTCCTCGCGGCTGTAGCCCGTCAACTCGCAGGCCGCCTGATTGACGTCAATGAATCGCGCATGTGCATCCACCAGGAAAATGGCGTCGCGCGAGCCTTCAAAGACGGCTCTGAACCACTCCTCGCCTTCCTCAAGAGCATCCCTCAAGCGCCGCTGCTCGGTGATGTCTCGCTTGATGGCCAGAAAGCCGATGGGCTGTCCCGCTCTATCAGTGAGCAGTGTGAGCGTCACATCGAGGACGAGTTCGCGCCCGTCCCGGTGGTATTGAATGATCTCGCCCCGCCATTGGCCCTTCTCACGAAGGATTCGTTGCTGCTCGGCCCACGCCTGCTCGCGGGTCTGTCCTTCGAGCTTCGTCCTAATGACCTCGTTCACGCCCTTGCCGATGACTTCGTCGGCGCGCCAGCCAAACAACCGCTCGGCCGCTTGATTCCAGGCGGTAATGCGATAGTCCAGATCCACCGCAATCACTGCCTCGCCAATCTGATTGAGGAGTTGCGCCTGATAAGCCAACCGCTCTTCAGCCTCCTTTTTCTCGGTGATGTCAATGAGCGTTCCCTCATAGTGAAGAACGCGTCCCTCTGCATCCCGCACAACCCGCGTCAGACCACGAACCCAGACGATCCTCCCATCCCGCCGACGCAACCGGCCCTCCGACTCCAAAACGCCCGCCTGCTCGAGTGTCCGTTGCCAGCGCGACCGATCTTCCGGATCGCAGTGAAGATCGAAGGCCGAGATTTTGAGAATCTCCTCCGGAGTGTCATAGCCCAGCAAACGTGCCAGCGTTGGATTGGCATAGAGGATTTTTCCCTCCGGCGTGCTTCGATAAACTCCGATGAGCGCATCGGTAAAACCATCGGTGAACTCAGGAGCCCGATGAGCTGACTGAACAGCCATAAAGGCGATCTTCCCCTCCTTCCGCGGTGAATCGCTTCCGACCATCTCGCCCCCCACATTGCCGAATTTTCTATAGGCTCACGGGTGGTTTTCCAGCTTCTGCTCCACTTCTACTGAAGAGCCAGAGTCCAGCAAGCTCAGGAGTTCTTCCCGGGTGAGCGCAAGAGGCTACGTATATCAAGGTCACGGCGAATTCGTCAAGGCGATTTTGACTCTCCCGCCACGGCCAAGGGAGGCATTCTCACGCGCTATGACAACCACGGGGCAGCCGTCCACCCCTGTGGGGGGTCTCCCCCTTTCAGCCTATCCGGGGCAAATCCGAAGGGCGACCCCTCGACGGGAACTTGAAGAAGAGCTTTCTGCTCCTCTGTCGGGGAAGCGGTGAGCGGAACGAGGCCATCGCTGACGTGGGTCAGCTCTGATGACCGTTTTCGCCCTTGAATAATTCGACGGGAGTCCTCAAAATCAACCTTTCTATGTCTCAGGCGGTGACCGTGCTCAACTCTGCTCGACGCCTCATCGGTGGACTTATTCACCGGCTTTTGATCGGTGGATGCGTGATCTTGCTCTGTCTGTCGCCTGTGGGAGGACAGGGCCAGGAGACTCCGACGTCCTCTTCAACGGCGTCGCCCATTCCACCGGTTTATGTTGACAACCTCCTCAACGGTCTTCGGGTCTTCATCGTAGAGCGGAAAGGAGAGCCGACGATCACGCTCAGCTTGCTGGTGGAAAACGGTTCTGTTTTTGATCTGGCGCGGAAGACGGGAACGGCGGCGGTGATGGTGCGCGCGATGCTTCGCGGGGCGCGTGATCTCAGCGGGCAGACCATCGCCGAGCGGCTCGAGGCCCTCGGCGCCCGCGTGGATGTCTCGGTGACGGTGGACGCCATGCACATCCTCCTGGAAGCCCCTTCGCGCGGAGCAACGGAACTCATTCCCCTGATGGCTCGGTTCGTTTCCTTTCCCACGTTTGCGGCTGAGGAAGTCACCCGTGTGAAGCAGCAGTACCTGGCGGAACTGCGCACCCGGCGCACCGATCCGGCCGCCCGCGCCGATGAAGAATTCCTCAAAGCCCTCTATCAGCCTCACCCCTACGGACGCCCGCCGGAGGGAACCGAAGAGGAGGTGGCGGCGCTGTCGCCTTACGATCTGCTTCGTCACCATCGCCGATTCTTCATCGCCAACAAAGCTTCTCTGGTGATCATCAGCGATCTATCGCCCCAGGCGCTGATGCCGCTTGTACGACCCTATTTTGGGGCGTTCCTCAAAGGAGATCCCGTTCCCGCCAGTTTCCTGCCTCCTTCGGCTCACACGGGCATCACCATCAAGGTGTACGATCGTCCCGATCTCACCGAGTCTCACATTCGCATCGGATACTTCGGGCTGGAAAAATTCAACGAAGACTATTTCCCCGCCCTCATCCTCGGCCAGATTCTCACGACCGACCGATTGCCCCGGCTGATCGGCTCGAGCGATCAGCGCGCGGCGTCGGGCTGCCGGTTCGAGCTGCGGTCCTTCAAAGGGCTTTTCCTCTGTCAGGCCGCTGTGCCGGGCGCGAAAACAGTTGAGACCGTTGCCGGTCTGCTTCGTCTTTTCGCCGAGATTCGCACGCACGGGGTGACCGAGGCGGAGGTCAACGCCGCCGCGTCACGGCTGATCGAACACTACAGCTCCCGGATGACACAGGCCAGGGAGATCGCCCGCGAATTGCACCGGATTGAACTGTATCGTCTGGGCCGCGATTATCCCCAGAAATTCCGCGAGCGTCTGAGTCGCGTCACTCCGACCGATGTGAAGCGGGTCGCCGACAAATACCTTCCCTCGTCCACGGCCATCATCGCCGTCGTTGGTCCGGCCCACTCGTTTGCCGAGAATCTGAAATCCCTGGGAGCCGTCGAGATCGTCAATGCCCCACCGGCGAGCAAACCGGGCGAATGATCCCGGTATCGCTCCCACACCGGTAAGGACCATTACGAAGGACCGGGGCGAAGCTGCAAGCGATGTCGCGCGGCTCGCTCGACGGCAGCCTCACTGAAGGGAAAAAGACCGGGCTGGACGCGAATCCACTCGTCGAGCTGATCCTGATAGTGAGGACTCGCGTGATGCCCCGATTGACCCAGTGTGATATGCAGGCGCGTTCGGTCGAGGTCGGAGAAGTCCACGATCAAGCGCATGGAGACGCCGTACATGCGCTTTTTGCCGTAGGCATTGATCGTGTTGGGCGATCCCCCCATCTCGATCTCTCGCGAGTTGAGCAGCCTCTTGAGCACGCTCAGCCGACTGAGCGGATGGGCGAACGTCAGCGTGTTGAGCCGACCATAGCGCCAGGATCGAGAATCCGGGCCGAGGTCGCGGGTCAACTGTTCGAGAGCTTCCAGATAGCAATCCTGGAGCACCTTCTCGTAGGAGTCATACCCCGAGGGCAACCACTCGCGAGGTCGTTCCGTGATGAGCCAGTCCACGAGCAGCGAGTCATTGGCCCACTCATAGTTCTCCCAGCGGTCGCCGAGAACGCCTTTGAGGATCATCTGGCGGAAGAGAGTCCGCATGGTCGTCACGAGCGCC includes these proteins:
- a CDS encoding PAS domain S-box protein codes for the protein MAVQSAHRAPEFTDGFTDALIGVYRSTPEGKILYANPTLARLLGYDTPEEILKISAFDLHCDPEDRSRWQRTLEQAGVLESEGRLRRRDGRIVWVRGLTRVVRDAEGRVLHYEGTLIDITEKKEAEERLAYQAQLLNQIGEAVIAVDLDYRITAWNQAAERLFGWRADEVIGKGVNEVIRTKLEGQTREQAWAEQQRILREKGQWRGEIIQYHRDGRELVLDVTLTLLTDRAGQPIGFLAIKRDITEQRRLRDALEEGEEWFRAVFEGSRDAIFLVDAHARFIDVNQAACELTGYSREELLRMSIPDLHEEEDLLAFRSTFRAIMSGRDITTEAFLRRKDGRKVSVEFSNRRVIIRGRPLMHTIARDVSERYEAERRIARIYDVATRYHGQSLFDQAAKTLADLLGVSYVVVGELDARTREVRALTFYQNGLIEHGRRYELAGTPCETVIEEPRVCAYPECTWQLFPNDPELRTLRIESYIGAPIYASDGKVIGIVNGFDSRPKNFSEVEMRLLEIIAQRLGAEIERQRAEQAQRKLQEQLFLAEKLQAIETLAGGVAHEFNNILTGILGFAEVAQVRFGSDLPALNDYLERILVLGARARSRRSTAALQPPQNRPQGAVQPHTASLDYGDVARTGAAGKYSGGNGTAGRDASHHGRSGADSTGAFEHLHECP
- a CDS encoding pitrilysin family protein codes for the protein MSQAVTVLNSARRLIGGLIHRLLIGGCVILLCLSPVGGQGQETPTSSSTASPIPPVYVDNLLNGLRVFIVERKGEPTITLSLLVENGSVFDLARKTGTAAVMVRAMLRGARDLSGQTIAERLEALGARVDVSVTVDAMHILLEAPSRGATELIPLMARFVSFPTFAAEEVTRVKQQYLAELRTRRTDPAARADEEFLKALYQPHPYGRPPEGTEEEVAALSPYDLLRHHRRFFIANKASLVIISDLSPQALMPLVRPYFGAFLKGDPVPASFLPPSAHTGITIKVYDRPDLTESHIRIGYFGLEKFNEDYFPALILGQILTTDRLPRLIGSSDQRAASGCRFELRSFKGLFLCQAAVPGAKTVETVAGLLRLFAEIRTHGVTEAEVNAAASRLIEHYSSRMTQAREIARELHRIELYRLGRDYPQKFRERLSRVTPTDVKRVADKYLPSSTAIIAVVGPAHSFAENLKSLGAVEIVNAPPASKPGE